Proteins from a single region of Hydra vulgaris chromosome 12, alternate assembly HydraT2T_AEP:
- the LOC136088733 gene encoding uncharacterized protein LOC136088733 isoform X2: MALISLFNEKLDALFMFVGETMDQTELVPRSNSPHLCVYGNSLFTANRFMLVIDCIVAVNGMNNFIKSFCCLFASFYIFNILYPKEALSLLEFCQRAFFGINPEKGRKARRTKKTSAISKIVLSILQKFAKFNNI; this comes from the exons ATGGCTTTGATTAgtttgtttaatgaaaaacttgACGCACTCTTTATGTTTGTGGGT gAGACAATGGATCAAACAGAATTGGTGCCAAGATCAAATTCTCCTCATCTATGTGTTTATG ggaatTCGCTATTTACAGCAAATCGATTCATGCTGGTAATTGATTGCATTGTTGCAGTTAATGGAATGAACAATTTCATCAAGtcattttgttgtttatttgcgagtttctatattttcaatatactATATCCAAAAGAAGCTTTATCATTATTAGAATTTTGTCAACG TGCATTTTTCGGCATCAATCCTGAAAAAGGGAGAAAAGCAAGGCGAACGAAGAAGACTTCAGCAATAAGCAAAATTGTGCTGTCAATACTGCAGAAGTTTgcgaaatttaataatatttaa